From the genome of Camarhynchus parvulus chromosome 8, STF_HiC, whole genome shotgun sequence, one region includes:
- the DIPK1A gene encoding divergent protein kinase domain 1A, which produces MARRLFPGAWLRKPHSAQVRLSYVRIKYLFISWLVVFVGSWIMYVQYSTYTELCRGHDCRKIICDKYKTGVIDGSACSSLCAKETLYFGKCLSTRPNNQIYLGIWGNLQSVIKCQMEEAAQLDFGTDPEPRKEIVLFDKPTRGTTVEKFKEMVYGLFKAKLGEQGNLSELVNLILSFADGNKDGRVSLPEAKSAWALLQLEEFLLMVILQDKEHTPKLMGFCGDLYVTERVEYTSLYGISLPWIIELLIPSGFRRSMDQWFTPSWPRKAKIAIGLLEFVEDIFHGPYGNFLMCDTSAKNLGYNDKYDLKMMDMRKIVPEINLKEIIKDRQCDSDLDCIYGTDCRTLCDQSKMRCTTEVIQPNLAKACQLLKDYLLRGAPSDIHEELEKQLYLCIALKVTANQMEMEHSLILNNLKTLLWKKISHTNDS; this is translated from the exons GTCCGTCTGTCATATGTGCGGATCAAGTATCTCTTCATCTCCTGGTTGGTGGTGTTTGTTGGCAGCTGGATTATGTATGTTCAGTACTCCACCTACACAGAACTCTGCAGAGGCCATGACTGTAGGAAAATAATA TGTGATAAATACAAGACTGGTGTTATTGATGGATCAGCATGTAGTAGCCTTTGTGCTAAAGAAACAttgtattttggaaaatgtttgtCAACAAGGCCCAATAATCAG ATCTATTTAGGAATCTGGGGAAATCTGCAAAGTGTTATAAAATGCCAGATGGAGGAAGCTGCTCAACTTGATTTTGGTACTGACCCAGAACCAAGGAAGGAAATAGTCCTATTTGATAAACCAACAAGAGGAACCACTGTTGAGAAATTCAAAGAAATGGTATATGGTCTTTTTAAA GCAAAACTGGGTGAACAAGGGAATCTTTCAGAACTGGTTAATCTCATCCTGTCTTTTGCTGATGGAAACAAAGATGGAAGAGTCTCTTTGCCAGAGGCAAAATCTGCATGGGCACTCCTGCAGCTAGAAGAGTTTCTGTTAATGGTGATCTTGCAGGATAAAGAACATACTCCCAAGCTGATGGGTTTTTGTGGGGACCTCTATGTGACCGAAAGAGTTGAATATACCTCTCTCTATGGAATCAGCCTTCCATGGATTATAGAACTCCTCATTCCCTCTGGCTTCAGAAGAAGCATGGACCAGTGGTTCACTCCATCATGGCCAAGAAAGGCAAAAATAGCTATAGGGCTTTTAGAATTTGTGGAAGATATTTTCCACGGACCTTACGGAAACTTTCTTATGTGTGATACAAGTGCCAAAAACTTAGGATATAATGATAAATATGATTTGAAAATGATGGACATGAGAAAAATAGTgccagaaattaatttgaaggaaataattaaagatCGTCAATGCGACTCAGATTTAGACTGCATTTATGGTACAGACTGTAGAACACTTTGTGACCAAAGCAAAATGAGATGTACCACTGAAGTAATTCAGCCAAACTTAGCAAAAGCTTGTCAGCTCCTTAAAGACTATCTGCTTCGTGGTGCTCCTTCTGATATCCATGAAGAACTAGAGAAACAACTGTACTTGTGCATTGCCCTTAAAGTCACAGCAAATCAGATGGAAATGGAGCATTCTTTAATACTCAATAACTTAAAAACTTTACTGTGGAAGAAAATTTCTCATACAAATGATTCGTAG
- the RPL5 gene encoding 60S ribosomal protein L5 translates to MGFVKVVKNKAYFKRYQVKFRRRREGKTDYYARKRLVIQDKNKYNTPKYRMIVRVTNRDIICQIAYARIEGDMIVCAAYAHELPKYGVKVGLTNYAAAYCTGLLLARRLLNKFGLDKIYEGQVEVTGDEYNVESVDGKPGAFTCYLDAGLARTTTGNKVFGALKGAVDGGLSIPHSTKRFPGYDSESKEFNAEVHRKHIMGQNVADYMRYLMEEDEDAYKKQFSQYIKNNVTPDGMEEMYKKAHAAIRDNPVHEKKPKRDVKKKRWNCPKMSLAQKKDRVAQKKASFLRAQERKTES, encoded by the exons ATG GGGTTTGTGAAAGTTGTCAAGAATAAGGCGTACTTCAAGAGATACCAAGTGAAATTCAGGAGAAGGAGAG agggaaaaactgACTACTATGCTCGCAAACGTTTGGTTATTCAAGATAAAAACAAGTACAACACTCCTAAATACAGGATGATTGTGCGCGTTACCAACAGAGACATCATCTGCCAG ATTGCCTATGCCAGAATCGAGGGAGACATGATCGTGTGCGCTGCCTACGCCCACGAGCTGCCCAAGTATGGCGTCAAAGTGGGGCTGACCAACTACGCTGCTGCCTACTGCACCGGCCTGCTCCTGGCACGCAGG CTTCTGAATAAATTTGGCCTTGATAAGATCTATGAAGGCCAAGTTGAAGTCACTGGCGATGAATACAATGTGGAAAGTGTGGATGGCAAGCCTGGTGCTTTTACATGCTACCTGGATGCAGGTCTTGCCAGAACTACCACTGGAAACAAAGTCTTTGGTGCTCTGAAGGGTGCAGTGGACGGGGGGCTGTCTATCCCTCATAG CACCAAACGTTTCCCTGGCTACGACTCAGAGAGCAAAGAGTTCAATGCTGAGGTGCACCGCAAGCACATCATGGGCCAGAACGTGGCCGATTACATGCGGTACTTGAtggaggaggatgaagatgcCTACAAGAAACAGTTCTCCCAGTACATAAAGAACAATGTAACACCTGATGGG atgGAAGAAATGTATAAAAAAGCCCATGCTGCTATACGGGATAATCCAGTCCATGAAAAGAAACCTAAGAGAGACGTCAAGAAAAAGAG ATGGAACTGTCCCAAGATGTCTCTTGCCCAGAAGAAAGACCGTGTTGCTCAGAAGAAGGCCAGCTTCCTCAGGGCCCAGGAGCGCAAAACGGAGAGCTAA